The Mycobacterium paragordonae genome includes a region encoding these proteins:
- a CDS encoding sodium:proton exchanger, producing MALIAERRRTRTPADALLRSLLTTLIFIAPALIVRCGGLHPTPVVSLVIYGAAVVAASFLLAWAAEAAQLDVSGGLAIAVLALIAVLPEYAVDLYYAYQSGSHAEYTQYAAANMTGSNRLLMGLGWPVVVLVALWVARKTSGPTAALKLERGNRVELGFLLVAGIAAFVVPATGRIHLTLGVALLGWFGFYLYKLSRGVVEEPELMGTAAALGALPDRARRVAVITLFAVAAGVVLACAKPFAESLIGAGTELGVDRFLLVQWLAPLASEAPEFVIAIIFASRGKGTAAIATLISSKVNQWTLLVGSLPIAHLAGGGGTALVLDGRQIEEMLLTATQTLIGVALILALRFHRYTAWALLALFVVQFPVASTEGRLALSGVYAVLAVGALVVNREHVLPTVRATLRG from the coding sequence ATGGCCTTGATCGCCGAACGCCGTCGGACCCGGACCCCCGCGGACGCACTGCTGCGCTCGCTCCTGACCACCCTGATTTTCATCGCGCCGGCGCTGATCGTGCGCTGCGGCGGCCTGCACCCGACGCCGGTGGTGTCGCTGGTCATCTACGGTGCGGCCGTCGTCGCAGCGAGTTTCCTGCTTGCCTGGGCGGCGGAGGCGGCACAATTGGATGTCTCCGGGGGCCTGGCCATCGCGGTCCTCGCGCTCATCGCCGTGCTGCCGGAATACGCCGTCGACCTCTACTACGCCTACCAGTCCGGCTCCCACGCCGAATACACGCAATACGCCGCGGCGAACATGACCGGGTCCAACCGGTTGTTGATGGGCCTCGGCTGGCCGGTGGTGGTGCTGGTGGCGCTGTGGGTGGCACGCAAGACGAGTGGGCCGACCGCTGCCCTGAAGCTCGAGCGCGGCAACCGGGTGGAACTCGGTTTTCTGCTGGTCGCGGGAATCGCCGCGTTCGTGGTTCCGGCGACCGGCCGGATTCACCTGACGCTGGGCGTCGCGCTGCTGGGCTGGTTCGGCTTCTATCTCTACAAGCTGAGCCGCGGCGTCGTGGAGGAACCCGAGCTGATGGGTACCGCCGCGGCCCTGGGCGCGCTGCCCGACCGGGCTCGTCGCGTCGCCGTCATCACGCTGTTCGCGGTCGCCGCCGGAGTGGTGCTGGCGTGCGCAAAACCGTTCGCGGAGAGCCTGATCGGGGCCGGCACCGAGCTCGGTGTGGACCGGTTCCTGCTGGTGCAGTGGCTGGCCCCGCTGGCCTCGGAGGCGCCGGAATTCGTGATCGCGATCATCTTCGCCAGCCGGGGCAAGGGCACCGCGGCGATCGCGACGCTGATCTCGTCGAAGGTCAACCAGTGGACGCTGTTGGTGGGCTCGCTGCCCATTGCGCACCTGGCCGGCGGTGGCGGCACCGCCCTGGTGCTGGACGGCAGGCAGATCGAGGAGATGCTGCTGACCGCGACCCAGACCCTGATAGGGGTGGCGCTGATCCTGGCGCTGCGCTTCCACCGCTACACGGCCTGGGCGCTGCTGGCGCTGTTCGTGGTGCAGTTCCCGGTCGCATCGACCGAGGGGCGGCTGGCGCTCAGCGGCGTCTACGCGGTGCTGGCCGTCGGCGCGCTGGTGGTGAACCGCGAGCACGTATTGCCCACGGTGCGCGCAACGCTGCGGGGCTGA